A window of Actinopolymorpha sp. NPDC004070 contains these coding sequences:
- a CDS encoding lipid II flippase MurJ — MTTAREPAAAGPRAWGTGLARAAVLVAAVTVAARVVGFGRWLVFSKTVGDTCLGDAYNTANQLPNVAFEIVAGGALASVVVPLLAGVTARASAGEAARTLSALLTWTLLVLTPVTALAAALAGPYAHLMLAGHAGCGEATADLAGRMLVIFAPQMWFYGVAVVVSGALQAQRRFLAAALAPLASSLVVIAAYAGFAVVAGSLDARAVSGRAVAVLAGGTSLGVVAMALTVLVAFARVKGPAAPIRPTLRFPPGVAVRARRLAAAGMLALVAQQLVALVLTWLANHRGEPGTLTLYTWAYALFTLPYAVLVVPVATTVFPHAAALGAAGGPTAPRPPGSPPPGSPPQAGSPEEADSAELGRLTAGAVRAVVLLGALGGALLAGTSVPLARLFVLGPGGGDATSALAGALTAFAPAVPALGLVTLAGRLLYARGYSAWAACGTATGWLAVAAAAVAATAGLPASATAGGLGAATSAGLLLGAVLLLTGVRRATGPGSLRGLGLSVLAGSVAATASAAAGRWTGRGFADGDIVRAVTGATVAGLAVVTVFAALVVLLVAAVDREGLLSLSRRLGRFARRRPAALVADRAGDDSSAGRR; from the coding sequence ATGACAACGGCGCGGGAGCCGGCGGCGGCTGGCCCGCGCGCATGGGGCACAGGTCTGGCCCGCGCGGCGGTGCTGGTGGCCGCAGTCACCGTCGCGGCCCGGGTGGTGGGGTTCGGCCGGTGGCTGGTGTTCTCCAAGACGGTCGGTGACACCTGCCTGGGAGACGCGTACAACACCGCGAACCAGCTGCCGAACGTCGCCTTCGAGATCGTCGCCGGCGGGGCGCTGGCCTCGGTGGTCGTTCCGTTGCTGGCGGGCGTCACCGCCCGGGCCTCCGCCGGGGAGGCCGCCCGCACGCTGTCCGCACTGCTGACCTGGACGCTGCTCGTCCTCACGCCGGTGACAGCTCTGGCGGCAGCGCTGGCCGGCCCGTACGCCCATCTCATGCTGGCCGGCCACGCCGGCTGCGGCGAAGCCACCGCCGACCTCGCCGGTCGCATGCTGGTGATCTTCGCGCCGCAGATGTGGTTCTACGGCGTGGCCGTGGTGGTCTCCGGCGCCCTGCAGGCACAGCGCAGATTCCTGGCCGCCGCCCTCGCCCCGCTGGCCAGCAGCCTGGTGGTGATCGCGGCGTACGCGGGGTTCGCGGTGGTCGCCGGCTCCCTCGACGCACGGGCGGTGTCCGGCCGTGCGGTGGCCGTGCTCGCCGGGGGCACCTCGCTCGGGGTGGTGGCGATGGCCCTCACCGTGCTGGTGGCGTTCGCACGGGTGAAGGGGCCCGCGGCGCCGATCCGGCCGACGCTGCGTTTCCCGCCCGGTGTCGCGGTCCGTGCGCGCCGGCTGGCGGCTGCCGGGATGCTCGCCCTCGTCGCCCAGCAACTCGTCGCGCTGGTACTCACCTGGCTGGCCAACCACCGTGGCGAGCCGGGGACGCTGACCCTCTACACCTGGGCGTACGCACTGTTCACGCTGCCGTACGCGGTGCTCGTGGTCCCGGTTGCGACCACGGTCTTTCCGCACGCCGCAGCACTCGGCGCGGCGGGCGGCCCCACCGCGCCACGTCCGCCCGGTTCGCCGCCGCCCGGTTCGCCGCCGCAGGCCGGCTCACCGGAGGAGGCCGACTCCGCCGAGCTGGGCCGGCTCACCGCCGGTGCGGTCCGGGCGGTCGTTCTGCTCGGCGCGCTGGGCGGGGCCCTGCTCGCCGGTACGTCCGTTCCGCTGGCGAGGTTGTTCGTCCTCGGACCCGGCGGAGGCGACGCGACGTCGGCGCTGGCCGGTGCCCTCACCGCGTTCGCCCCGGCGGTGCCCGCGCTGGGCCTGGTGACCCTGGCCGGCCGGCTGCTCTACGCCCGCGGGTACTCCGCCTGGGCGGCCTGCGGAACGGCGACCGGGTGGCTGGCCGTCGCCGCCGCCGCGGTCGCCGCCACCGCCGGCCTGCCGGCCTCGGCCACCGCCGGCGGCCTGGGGGCGGCGACGTCCGCGGGGCTGTTGCTGGGTGCCGTTCTGCTGCTCACCGGCGTACGCCGGGCGACCGGACCGGGATCGCTGCGCGGGTTGGGGCTGTCGGTGCTCGCCGGTAGCGTCGCCGCGACGGCTTCGGCGGCGGCCGGCCGGTGGACGGGACGGGGGTTCGCGGACGGTGACATCGTGCGTGCGGTGACAGGGGCGACGGTGGCCGGGCTGGCCGTGGTGACGGTGTTCGCCGCGCTCGTGGTCCTGCTCGTGGCGGCGGTCGATCGCGAGGGCCTGCTGTCACTGTCCCGTCGGCTCGGCAGGTTTGCTCGCCGGCGTCCCGCCGCCCTGGTCGCGGACCGCGCCGGCGACGACAGCTCGGCCGGGCGACGGTGA
- the steA gene encoding putative cytokinetic ring protein SteA — MRLPTLRRPRPVALPGVVGSARLDSRTKNLTKRLRPGDIAVINHVDLDRVSAEALVSAQVAAVVNAAPSISGRYPNLGPGILMAAGIPLVDDVGADVFAKVGEGDAVRLHGASLYRGDAEVAFGVEQTGETVAKATEDARSGLAIQLEAFAANTMEYLRRDRELLLDGVGVPDVSTEMEGRHVLIVVRGYDYREDLVALKSYIREYRPILVGVDGGADALLEARLKPDIIVGDMDSVSDTALRCGAELIVHAYRDGRAPGADRLERLGLESRVFAATGTSEDIAMLLADSKGAALIVAVGTHLSLVEFLDKGRSGAASMFLTRLRVGGKLVDAKGVSRLYRSRIQTWQIVMLLVAGLLAFLVALAATPAGQAWLEVVGIRWNDLVFWIRGLFT, encoded by the coding sequence ATGAGACTTCCTACTTTGCGCCGTCCACGACCGGTGGCCCTGCCTGGTGTCGTCGGTTCGGCCCGACTCGACTCGCGGACGAAGAACCTCACCAAGAGGCTTCGTCCCGGTGACATCGCCGTCATCAACCATGTCGACCTCGACCGGGTGAGTGCGGAGGCGCTGGTCTCCGCACAGGTCGCCGCCGTCGTCAACGCCGCCCCTTCCATCAGCGGGCGTTATCCCAACCTCGGCCCGGGAATTCTGATGGCGGCCGGGATCCCGCTGGTCGACGACGTGGGCGCCGACGTCTTCGCCAAGGTCGGCGAAGGGGACGCGGTGCGTCTGCACGGCGCGAGCCTCTACCGCGGCGACGCCGAGGTCGCCTTCGGAGTGGAACAGACCGGGGAGACGGTCGCCAAGGCCACCGAGGACGCGCGGTCGGGGCTGGCCATCCAGCTGGAGGCGTTCGCCGCCAACACGATGGAGTACCTCCGGCGCGACCGTGAACTCTTGCTGGACGGCGTGGGAGTCCCCGACGTCAGCACCGAGATGGAGGGCCGGCACGTCCTCATCGTGGTGCGCGGCTACGACTACCGCGAGGACCTCGTCGCCCTCAAGTCCTACATCCGGGAGTACCGCCCGATCCTCGTAGGAGTCGACGGCGGGGCCGACGCGCTGCTGGAGGCCCGGCTCAAGCCGGACATCATCGTCGGTGACATGGATTCCGTGTCCGACACCGCACTGCGCTGTGGCGCCGAACTCATCGTGCACGCCTACCGTGACGGCCGGGCGCCGGGAGCGGACCGGCTCGAACGCCTCGGCCTGGAGTCGCGTGTCTTCGCAGCCACCGGCACCAGTGAGGACATCGCGATGCTCCTCGCCGACTCCAAGGGCGCCGCGCTCATCGTCGCCGTGGGTACTCACCTGTCGCTGGTGGAGTTCCTGGACAAGGGCCGATCCGGAGCGGCCAGCATGTTCCTGACCCGGCTTCGGGTGGGCGGGAAGCTGGTCGACGCCAAGGGAGTAAGCCGGCTCTACCGTTCCCGGATTCAGACCTGGCAGATCGTGATGCTGCTGGTCGCCGGCCTGCTCGCGTTCCTGGTCGCGCTCGCGGCCACGCCTGCCGGACAGGCCTGGCTGGAGGTTGTCGGCATCCGCTGGAACGACCTGGTCTTCTGGATCCGAGGACTCTTCACGTGA
- a CDS encoding glycosyltransferase family 4 protein, which translates to MRAPRIALVLGPSTGGIGQHVRSLAVRLVESGHTVRIAGPAATDRRFGFGRVGQFVPLDVPAPGSVRRGRAVLAGADVIHAHGHAASVVAALARHRSTSLVVSWHNTVTATGWRGLPLHLARRWVVRRATVVLAASADLAEDAASLGARDARLLPVSAPTLAPASRSREEVRRSLGLASRPLVLAVGRLAPQKRYDVLLDAVARLVDRDALPPLVLVAGEGPLDAELAERIERERLPVRLAGHRTDVADLLTAADVAVLTSQWEARALVAQEALRSGVPLVATAVGGIPDLVGSAALLVPPGDPGAVAAALAEVLDRPEVAGRLRAAGPRQAATWPDEDETARQIAKIYHEVITPG; encoded by the coding sequence GTGAGGGCACCGCGCATCGCCCTGGTGCTCGGGCCGAGCACGGGCGGCATCGGGCAACACGTACGCTCCCTCGCCGTTCGGCTGGTCGAGTCCGGCCACACCGTCCGGATCGCCGGGCCGGCCGCGACGGATCGCCGGTTCGGGTTCGGCCGGGTGGGGCAGTTCGTGCCCCTGGACGTCCCGGCGCCGGGTTCGGTCCGGAGAGGGCGAGCCGTCCTGGCGGGCGCCGACGTGATCCATGCGCACGGGCACGCCGCCTCGGTGGTCGCGGCGCTGGCCCGCCATCGTTCGACCTCGTTGGTGGTGAGCTGGCACAACACCGTCACGGCCACCGGCTGGCGAGGGCTTCCGCTGCACCTGGCCCGCAGGTGGGTCGTCCGCCGGGCCACGGTCGTGCTCGCAGCTTCCGCCGACCTGGCCGAGGACGCCGCCTCCCTCGGTGCCCGCGACGCCCGGCTGCTGCCGGTGTCCGCGCCGACGCTCGCGCCCGCCTCCCGCAGCCGGGAGGAGGTACGCCGGTCGCTGGGGCTCGCTTCCCGGCCGCTGGTGCTGGCGGTGGGCAGGCTCGCCCCGCAGAAGCGGTACGACGTCCTCCTCGACGCCGTGGCCCGGTTGGTCGACCGCGACGCGCTACCGCCGCTGGTCCTGGTCGCGGGCGAAGGGCCTCTGGACGCGGAGTTGGCCGAACGCATCGAGCGCGAACGGCTGCCCGTGCGGTTGGCCGGGCACCGTACCGATGTCGCCGACCTCCTCACCGCGGCCGACGTCGCCGTCCTCACCAGCCAGTGGGAGGCCCGGGCCCTGGTGGCGCAGGAGGCCCTGCGGTCCGGCGTACCCCTCGTCGCCACCGCCGTGGGCGGCATCCCCGACCTGGTGGGTTCGGCGGCGCTGCTGGTGCCACCGGGCGATCCCGGGGCGGTGGCCGCCGCGCTCGCGGAGGTGCTCGATCGTCCGGAGGTGGCGGGACGACTGCGTGCAGCCGGTCCGCGACAGGCGGCTACCTGGCCGGACGAGGACGAGACGGCACGGCAGATCGCCAAGATCTACCACGAGGTGATCACTCCCGGATGA
- a CDS encoding HAD-IIA family hydrolase — protein MTDETATEHDAACEPLSEADRPLVEQYDTGLFDLDGVVYVGADAVPRAPEDLERARAAAMRVAFVTNNASRTPDAVVEHLRKVGVRAEVSDVVTSAQAAARLVAERVPEGSRVLVVGGEGLLVAVRERGLVPVQTAAEDPAAVVQGFHPEVGWRQLAEGTYAVRRDVPWIASNVDRTLPTDGGLAPGNGTLVEVIRMATGRTPVIAGKPAPPLFHETVERVGAERPLVIGDRLDTDIEGANASGMPSMLVLTGVTKLGDLLTAPENQRPTYLARDLAGLFAPHPAPRLGDGTATCGEWTAVLERQETGTDDRQQQFMARLSGSGDPLDGARALLAAVWSAPESARVDASEALALLRGQDAAMG, from the coding sequence GTGACCGACGAGACCGCGACCGAGCACGACGCGGCGTGCGAGCCGTTGTCCGAGGCCGACCGGCCCCTGGTCGAGCAGTACGACACCGGACTTTTCGACCTCGACGGCGTGGTCTACGTGGGTGCGGACGCCGTCCCCCGGGCCCCTGAGGATCTGGAGCGGGCCCGGGCGGCGGCCATGCGGGTCGCGTTCGTGACCAACAACGCGTCCCGCACTCCCGACGCGGTGGTCGAGCACCTTCGCAAGGTCGGGGTGCGTGCGGAGGTCAGCGACGTGGTGACCTCGGCACAGGCCGCCGCGCGACTGGTCGCCGAGCGCGTTCCCGAGGGATCGCGGGTGCTGGTGGTGGGTGGCGAGGGCCTGCTGGTCGCTGTCAGGGAGCGTGGGCTGGTCCCGGTGCAGACAGCCGCGGAGGATCCGGCCGCGGTCGTGCAGGGGTTTCACCCGGAGGTCGGCTGGCGGCAGCTCGCCGAGGGCACCTACGCGGTGCGGCGAGACGTCCCGTGGATCGCGTCCAACGTGGACCGAACCCTGCCGACGGACGGAGGGCTGGCGCCGGGGAACGGCACCCTCGTCGAGGTGATCCGGATGGCGACCGGCCGGACACCGGTGATCGCGGGGAAGCCGGCGCCCCCGCTGTTCCACGAGACGGTCGAACGCGTAGGCGCCGAACGCCCACTGGTGATCGGAGACCGGCTGGACACCGACATCGAGGGGGCGAACGCCTCCGGTATGCCGAGCATGCTCGTGCTCACCGGTGTGACGAAGCTCGGCGACCTTCTGACCGCTCCGGAAAACCAGCGCCCGACCTATCTCGCCCGGGATCTGGCCGGGCTCTTCGCTCCGCATCCGGCTCCCCGGCTCGGTGACGGCACTGCCACCTGCGGGGAGTGGACCGCCGTGCTCGAACGCCAGGAGACCGGCACCGACGACCGGCAGCAGCAGTTCATGGCCAGGCTGTCAGGGAGCGGGGATCCGCTGGACGGTGCTCGCGCGTTGCTCGCCGCTGTGTGGTCTGCACCCGAATCCGCCCGGGTCGACGCGTCGGAGGCCCTCGCACTGCTGCGGGGCCAGGACGCGGCGATGGGTTAG
- a CDS encoding copper transporter, with the protein MIDFRYFLVSIAAIFLALAIGVALGAGPLKGELDQQLRGTISAVSKEKDGLRKQIADLQQGDKYRDSFAADIAPGLVNGRLNGQKVVVVALPNADSGVVKGVEASVAGAGATVTGTVSMTDKWSDPSQRQFLEELATRLVTGDVRMPDNGSAYDRAGVVLARALVTRDAKAAGRKDSATPTIMGAFGEGDLVDGDNDLPQADLAVVVAPVVPPKAKPTSNADANQAWVSLARSLDSASRGAVVVGDPSAAGDGGVLASLRADKQARSEVSSVDVADLASGQVAAVWALAEQATGGVGQYGAVGSTDGALPKQPTAGS; encoded by the coding sequence GTGATCGACTTCCGCTACTTCCTCGTCTCCATCGCGGCGATCTTCCTCGCACTCGCGATCGGGGTCGCGTTGGGCGCCGGCCCGCTGAAGGGCGAACTCGACCAGCAGCTGCGGGGCACCATCTCCGCGGTGAGCAAGGAGAAGGACGGCCTGCGCAAGCAGATCGCCGATCTGCAGCAGGGCGACAAGTATCGCGACTCGTTCGCCGCCGACATAGCACCCGGCCTGGTCAACGGACGGCTCAACGGCCAGAAGGTCGTGGTGGTCGCCCTGCCGAACGCCGACAGCGGTGTGGTCAAGGGTGTCGAGGCGAGCGTGGCCGGTGCGGGCGCGACGGTGACCGGCACCGTCTCGATGACCGACAAGTGGTCCGACCCGAGTCAGCGGCAGTTCCTCGAGGAGCTCGCCACCAGGCTCGTCACCGGTGACGTACGAATGCCCGACAACGGTTCGGCGTACGACCGGGCCGGTGTGGTGCTCGCCAGGGCTCTGGTCACCCGTGACGCCAAGGCCGCTGGACGCAAGGACAGCGCCACGCCGACCATCATGGGCGCGTTCGGGGAGGGCGACCTGGTCGACGGTGACAACGACCTCCCGCAGGCGGACCTGGCCGTGGTGGTCGCGCCGGTGGTGCCACCGAAGGCGAAGCCCACCTCGAACGCCGACGCCAACCAGGCATGGGTGTCGCTCGCCCGCTCACTGGACTCCGCCAGCCGGGGTGCCGTGGTGGTCGGCGACCCGTCCGCTGCCGGAGACGGCGGTGTGCTCGCCAGCCTCCGCGCGGACAAACAGGCCCGCAGCGAGGTCTCCTCGGTCGACGTCGCCGACCTCGCCAGCGGCCAGGTGGCGGCGGTGTGGGCGCTGGCCGAGCAGGCCACCGGCGGCGTCGGTCAGTACGGCGCGGTGGGCTCGACCGACGGGGCGCTGCCCAAGCAGCCGACCGCCGGCTCATGA
- a CDS encoding tetratricopeptide repeat protein, translated as MINDETSVGTPGGDVYDWYRRGLALLEGGNSAAAAQLLERAREAEPGSKSIREALARAFFNSRHYADSAEAFEGLVDDNPSDDYAHFGLGLALSRLGRHDAAAPHLAMAAAMRPTVGHYNNALRQVRATLRAREDMK; from the coding sequence ATGATCAACGACGAAACGAGTGTCGGCACGCCCGGCGGTGACGTCTACGACTGGTACCGCAGGGGTCTCGCCCTGCTCGAAGGCGGCAACTCCGCCGCCGCGGCGCAGCTGCTCGAGCGCGCCCGGGAGGCCGAGCCCGGTTCGAAGTCGATCCGGGAGGCACTCGCACGGGCGTTCTTCAACAGCCGGCACTATGCGGACTCCGCCGAGGCGTTCGAGGGGCTTGTGGACGATAATCCGTCCGACGATTACGCCCATTTCGGTCTCGGTCTGGCTCTGAGCCGACTGGGCCGCCACGACGCGGCTGCGCCCCACCTCGCGATGGCGGCGGCGATGCGTCCCACTGTCGGCCACTACAACAACGCACTTCGGCAGGTCAGGGCGACCCTCAGGGCCCGGGAGGACATGAAGTGA
- the recN gene encoding DNA repair protein RecN — translation MLEEIRIQGLGVIDDAVLDLDAGLTVVTGETGAGKTMVVTGLSLLLGGRADAGLVRRQTERAVVEGRLRLDPGSAAARRAVEAGAQLDDDTLIVMRTIARDGRSRAYAGGAGVPAGVLGELADELVALHGQSDQMRLLRPSRQREILDRYAGSAVQEPLAAYRVRYSRLAEVDAELSSLVARARDRAQEADLLRFGLAEIEAADPQPGEDKALSVEEDRLAHADSLRAAASLAQSALTGDEDVAGAPVDALSQVASARKALDAAGVHDPELAGVADRLAEAAALLADAGSDLASYAAGVDTDPARLQAIGDRRAVLGALTRKYGDTIDDVLAWSRRSAIRLAELDGSDDTIGALRSERQQLTTELARLAHEVSSARTAAAELLGRAVTAELAALAMPHAVLTADVAQTEVRASETPGRATRGERKSDRGRPVEPDQSATATASAAGHGAEGDPDGQRALLVGGRWLAYGAHGVDEVELRLQPHQGAPARAVQRGASGGELSRVMLAVEVVFAGVDGVPTFVFDEVDAGVGGRAAVEIGRRLARLAANAQVVVVTHLPQVAAFADRHYVVRKSDDGSVTRSGLTWLDDEGRVSELARMLAGLDGSASARAHAEELLATAAEARADAAKSPAANKRAVAATATRRPAQSVTEKSSATATSSPTASSSVARKSSAVRKPSAAGKRTSSAEPVNSSSAKTSASAADVDEDGRSTEANRSTEDESTKGMSAKGIRPTKASRTNATDGRAVASEEKQPRSAAKATRGSAKQAEVAADTKVGEDAAGSRSKRATKASRSRRGSG, via the coding sequence ATGCTGGAGGAGATCCGGATCCAGGGGCTCGGCGTCATCGACGACGCCGTGCTCGACCTCGACGCGGGCCTGACCGTCGTCACCGGCGAAACCGGCGCCGGCAAGACCATGGTGGTGACCGGCCTGTCGCTGCTGCTCGGCGGACGGGCCGACGCCGGGCTGGTTCGGCGTCAGACCGAGCGCGCGGTCGTGGAGGGCAGACTCCGGCTCGACCCTGGCTCCGCAGCAGCACGGCGGGCCGTCGAAGCCGGTGCGCAGCTCGACGACGACACGCTGATCGTGATGCGGACCATCGCCCGCGACGGCCGGTCCCGCGCATACGCCGGAGGCGCGGGGGTCCCGGCGGGCGTGCTCGGGGAGCTGGCCGACGAGTTGGTCGCCCTGCACGGGCAGTCGGACCAGATGCGGTTGCTACGGCCCTCGCGGCAGCGGGAGATCCTCGACCGCTACGCCGGCTCGGCGGTCCAGGAGCCGCTCGCCGCCTACCGAGTCCGCTACTCCCGGTTGGCGGAGGTCGACGCCGAGCTTTCCAGCCTGGTCGCTCGAGCACGTGACCGCGCCCAGGAGGCCGACCTGCTGCGGTTCGGGCTGGCCGAGATCGAGGCCGCCGACCCGCAACCGGGGGAGGACAAGGCGCTGTCGGTGGAGGAGGACCGGCTCGCGCACGCGGACTCGCTGAGGGCCGCCGCCAGTCTGGCGCAGTCCGCGCTCACCGGTGACGAAGACGTCGCAGGCGCTCCCGTCGACGCGCTGTCCCAGGTGGCGAGCGCACGCAAGGCGCTCGACGCGGCCGGAGTGCACGATCCGGAGCTCGCGGGTGTGGCCGACCGGCTGGCGGAAGCGGCCGCGCTGCTCGCCGACGCCGGGTCGGACCTGGCGTCCTACGCCGCCGGTGTGGACACCGACCCCGCGCGGCTGCAGGCCATCGGTGACAGGCGCGCGGTGCTCGGTGCGCTCACCCGCAAGTACGGCGACACGATCGACGACGTTCTTGCCTGGTCACGACGTTCGGCGATCCGGCTGGCCGAGCTGGACGGGTCCGACGACACGATCGGCGCCCTCAGGTCCGAGCGCCAGCAGCTGACGACCGAGCTGGCCCGGCTTGCCCACGAGGTGAGTTCGGCCCGCACGGCAGCCGCCGAACTCCTCGGCCGCGCCGTCACTGCCGAGCTCGCAGCACTCGCGATGCCGCACGCCGTGCTCACCGCCGACGTGGCCCAGACCGAGGTCCGCGCCTCCGAGACACCGGGCCGAGCGACGCGGGGAGAGCGGAAGTCCGACCGCGGCCGGCCCGTCGAGCCCGACCAGTCGGCCACCGCCACCGCTTCCGCGGCGGGCCACGGAGCCGAGGGCGACCCCGACGGCCAACGGGCTCTGCTGGTCGGCGGCCGGTGGTTGGCGTACGGAGCGCACGGTGTCGACGAGGTGGAGCTGCGACTGCAACCGCATCAGGGTGCGCCCGCCCGCGCGGTCCAGCGCGGTGCGTCCGGGGGTGAGCTGTCCCGGGTGATGCTCGCGGTCGAGGTGGTCTTCGCCGGCGTGGACGGCGTTCCCACGTTCGTGTTCGACGAGGTTGATGCCGGCGTCGGCGGCCGCGCCGCGGTGGAGATCGGCCGCCGGCTGGCCCGGCTCGCCGCCAACGCGCAGGTCGTGGTGGTCACTCACCTTCCGCAGGTGGCCGCGTTCGCCGACCGGCACTACGTCGTACGCAAGAGCGACGACGGGTCGGTGACCCGCAGCGGCCTGACCTGGCTGGACGACGAGGGCCGGGTGTCGGAGCTCGCCCGGATGCTGGCCGGTCTGGACGGGTCCGCCAGCGCACGGGCACATGCGGAGGAACTCCTCGCTACCGCGGCCGAGGCACGGGCGGACGCGGCGAAATCTCCGGCTGCGAACAAGAGGGCCGTTGCGGCCACGGCGACCCGGAGACCCGCGCAGTCGGTCACGGAAAAGTCGTCAGCCACCGCGACTTCGTCGCCCACCGCCAGTTCGTCGGTGGCGCGGAAGTCGTCGGCCGTGCGGAAGCCGTCGGCCGCAGGAAAACGGACCTCGTCGGCCGAGCCCGTGAACAGCAGTTCCGCGAAGACGTCCGCAAGTGCCGCCGACGTCGACGAGGACGGCAGGTCCACCGAGGCCAACAGGTCCACAGAGGACGAATCCACGAAAGGCATGTCCGCAAAGGGGATCAGACCCACCAAGGCCTCACGTACGAACGCGACGGACGGCAGGGCCGTGGCCAGTGAGGAGAAGCAGCCCCGGAGCGCCGCCAAGGCAACGCGGGGGAGCGCCAAGCAGGCCGAGGTCGCCGCGGACACGAAGGTCGGCGAGGACGCAGCGGGCAGCAGATCCAAGAGGGCCACGAAGGCAAGCAGGTCTCGCCGCGGATCTGGCTAG
- a CDS encoding TlyA family RNA methyltransferase, whose amino-acid sequence MGTTLDGRDQGSPGAPGHRARLDAELVRRGLARSREHAVDLITAGHVRVDGRPVGKPARRVAAEEVCEVDSPGPDFVSRGGHKLAGALAAFGPVGLVVHGRRCLDAGASTGGFTDVLLRAGARQVVAVDVGHDQLVAELRDHPAVDVHERTHVRDLQPAQVGGAVDLLVADLSFISLTAVLPTLSDLVCPGGDLVLLVKPQFEVGRSRLGKGGVVRERALRHDAVRTVAMAAAEAGLGVAGATVSPLPGPAGNTEYFLWLRADAPPWDDATLAALDPPGSPKETPL is encoded by the coding sequence ATGGGGACCACGCTGGACGGCCGTGACCAGGGCTCGCCTGGCGCCCCGGGCCATCGCGCACGTCTCGACGCCGAACTCGTCCGACGAGGACTGGCCAGGTCTCGCGAGCATGCGGTGGACCTCATCACGGCGGGACACGTCCGCGTCGACGGCCGACCGGTCGGCAAACCGGCCCGCCGCGTCGCCGCCGAGGAGGTGTGCGAGGTGGACTCGCCGGGCCCGGATTTCGTCTCCCGGGGCGGCCACAAACTGGCTGGTGCCCTGGCGGCTTTCGGGCCGGTGGGGCTGGTGGTCCACGGGCGGCGTTGTCTGGACGCAGGTGCGTCCACCGGCGGCTTCACCGACGTGCTCCTGCGCGCGGGGGCTCGTCAGGTGGTCGCGGTCGACGTCGGTCACGACCAGCTCGTGGCGGAGCTTCGTGACCACCCGGCCGTGGACGTTCACGAACGCACCCATGTGCGCGACCTGCAACCCGCCCAGGTGGGCGGCGCGGTGGATCTCCTCGTCGCCGACCTGTCCTTCATCTCCCTCACGGCCGTCCTGCCCACGCTGTCCGATCTGGTCTGTCCCGGCGGAGATCTCGTCCTGTTGGTCAAACCGCAGTTCGAGGTGGGCCGTTCCAGGCTGGGCAAGGGAGGCGTGGTCCGCGAACGCGCGCTGCGCCACGACGCGGTGCGCACGGTCGCCATGGCCGCGGCCGAGGCGGGTCTGGGGGTGGCGGGCGCTACGGTGAGCCCACTTCCCGGACCGGCCGGCAACACCGAGTACTTCCTTTGGCTCCGTGCCGACGCACCACCCTGGGACGACGCCACGCTTGCCGCCTTGGATCCACCTGGCTCGCCGAAGGAGACCCCGCTGTGA
- a CDS encoding NAD kinase, with protein MTDDRTVLLVVHTGRAEATQLAREAAARLADAGVGVRLLAPDADDIGLDKAEVVEVSPAAAEGCEIVMVLGGDGTILRGAEVAHASGTPVLGVNLGHIGFLAESERDDLDVTIDHLVHRKYAVEERMTLDVTVLVDGAVAATQWALNEASVEKSARERMLEVVVEVDGRPLSRWGGDGVVAATPTGSTAYAFSAGGPVVWPELEAMLVVPLSAHALFSRPLVVSPRSVVAVELMQRNPGPGVLWCDGRRTEELPPGARVEVRHGARPVRLARLHQGPFTDRLVAKFDLPVHGWRGRREDRARRAAARTTNTGPQTPRGPDPAAVDSAGLSSDHHERAAGERHGGVGETP; from the coding sequence GTGACCGACGACCGCACGGTGCTGCTCGTGGTTCACACCGGCCGAGCCGAGGCGACCCAGTTGGCGAGGGAGGCGGCCGCCCGCCTTGCCGACGCCGGCGTCGGCGTGCGCCTGCTCGCCCCCGATGCCGACGACATCGGCCTGGACAAAGCGGAGGTGGTCGAGGTCTCACCTGCCGCCGCGGAAGGCTGCGAGATCGTCATGGTGCTGGGTGGCGACGGCACGATCCTGCGGGGCGCCGAGGTGGCACACGCCTCGGGCACTCCCGTTCTCGGCGTCAACCTCGGCCACATCGGCTTCCTGGCGGAGTCCGAGCGCGACGACCTGGACGTCACCATCGACCACCTGGTCCACCGCAAGTACGCCGTCGAGGAACGCATGACCCTCGATGTGACAGTCCTGGTCGACGGCGCGGTCGCCGCGACCCAGTGGGCGCTCAACGAGGCGAGTGTGGAGAAGTCCGCCCGCGAGCGGATGCTCGAGGTCGTCGTGGAGGTGGACGGGCGGCCACTGTCGCGCTGGGGCGGTGACGGCGTCGTCGCCGCCACGCCCACCGGGTCCACCGCCTACGCGTTCTCCGCCGGCGGACCAGTGGTGTGGCCGGAGCTGGAGGCGATGCTGGTGGTGCCGCTGAGCGCACACGCGTTGTTTTCCAGGCCGCTGGTCGTGTCACCTCGCTCGGTGGTGGCCGTCGAGCTGATGCAACGAAATCCGGGTCCGGGCGTCTTGTGGTGCGACGGGCGACGCACCGAGGAACTCCCACCGGGTGCCCGGGTGGAGGTACGCCACGGTGCACGGCCGGTGCGGCTCGCCCGGTTGCACCAGGGCCCGTTCACGGACCGCCTGGTGGCGAAGTTCGACCTGCCGGTGCACGGATGGCGCGGGCGGCGGGAGGACCGTGCTCGCCGGGCCGCGGCCCGAACGACCAACACAGGCCCGCAGACGCCTCGTGGACCCGACCCCGCAGCGGTCGACTCCGCCGGCCTCTCCTCCGACCATCACGAGCGTGCCGCGGGCGAACGGCACGGCGGCGTCGGCGAGACCCCGTAG